The Mytilus galloprovincialis chromosome 4, xbMytGall1.hap1.1, whole genome shotgun sequence genome contains a region encoding:
- the LOC143072861 gene encoding uncharacterized protein LOC143072861 yields MDVNVMPVDDFSPPDICGDERCRDYFMEFVYCFIIPGGIVLLLTMIITVSILCTCCKRQEKPVEEYEMECYNTIRRASQSLRDLSHKRDTLLEPRSGSLSLPRNGSSSRSRRTCYSAPNTLQRDRRRHQREETHSLSPPSYQNPPAYSYVSDLFGSESNELNQPSMPTHYKYDL; encoded by the exons ATGGATGTAAATGTGATGCCAGTAGATGATTTCAGCCCTCCTGACATATGTGGTGATGAAAGATGTCGAGACTATTTCATGGAGTTTGTGTATTGTTTCATTATTCCAGGGGGAATAGTGTTGTTACTGACTATGATAATTACAGTATCTATTCTATGTACCTGCTGTAAAAG gcaAGAAAAGCCAGTGGAAGA GTATGAAATGGAATGTTATAATACAATAAGGAGAGCTTCTCAGAGTCTTAGAGATCTGTCACACAAGAGAGATACATTGTTAGAACCAAGGAGTGGATCTCTGAGCTTACCTAGAAATGGATCCAGCAGCAGATCACGAAGAACATGTTACTCTGCTCCTAATACACTACAAAG agaCAGACGTCGGCATCAAAGAGAAGAAACACATAGTTTGTCACCACCCAGTTATCAAAATCCACCAGCTTATTCATATGTGTCAGACTTATTTGG aTCAGAATCTAACGAATTAAACCAGCCAAGTATGCCAACACATTACAAATATGACTTGTAA